TCAGTGaactttctttctgctttcactagcttctctctctcttcagcACTTTTATAGAAGAATCCAGAGCTCACctccctgaaggaaaaaaaataaatgaaaaagcagtAAGACAACTATCCTCTGTGCCAAAGAAATAAATGAAGGGAGGACTTCCAGCCTTCCttcaacaaaacaacaaaataaaaaccaccatGAGAAGCTCTGCCTCTCAAAAACATTTActcagccccccagctccccttTTCCAAAAAAGGATTGCAGAAGGAGCATCACCTCTTCCATTCCACTTTCCATACTACCAAACCTCACTCTGGAAGTCTACACAGTCTTCTGGTTCTTATTTAAGGACACCTTAAATAAAAGTCTTTAAGATGGGATCATTTTCTGCTCCTCACCTTGTTGCCGAGTACTTACGTTTTCTCATATTCTAGAGATACATTGCAAGTAAGAACATAAGCGTCTTCCACTCTTTTCTTCATGTCAGGATGACGAGCACCATGATCCAAAACCAGCCCTCTAATCAGCCTGAAAGATGAAAAAGTATTTTGTCTGTGAACGTACACTTACAGAAGATACACATTTCACAGAAGTGCAGACTAGTCAAGAGAGCTGACAGTGCAACTGGTCCAACACGAACTGCCTGTGCACTTGCGTTGGGAGTAAACAATATGTATCCCACTTCCAAGGACATGCTCGTTCTCACAGGAAGAGCATACCGATCAGTGTGAAAAAGGAATTTATTCTGGCATAGTGTCTGACTGCATTAGCTACTGAGGAAAGCTAGTGCAGAATTCATCCATGCCACTGAGGTAAATATAAAGCCTATGGAATATCCAACTACATGACTACAATCCAGTTTCTATTTACTGAATGAACAGATATGTGCCTAAAACATAATCAAGCCACCAACAttattatcaagaaaaaaaagtattttttcaatgTTGTTACATAAAAGACTACGCCAGAGTTACTCTTTGCTAATTCAAAAATCTCTTGGCAGGGAATCAAGTTTAGTGACGGGAAAAGTGCTGCTGTCTAGATAATTTGTGGctgaaatctgtatttctgcCTTATAACTTTTCTAGCAGTACCTTTAGGACACTCAAGTTCTTctaagaagagaagaaaaacccaCAGACTACTCAAATGTCAGGGCACCATTAAATTGAAGCTCCAGGATACTTATTACTTACATTGTGTCCGTTTCTGATTTGTGCTTCATCTCCATGATCTCTACCATGTGGAGGTCAATAGGCTCATCTGGTTTTCTGACTGTCAGAACAGAATCTACTACAGCCTggaagagaggggaggggaaaaaagccccaaaacaaccATTAGGCTATCACAGTGCAAGTTTACTTGAATGAGGGGTGGATGAAAAGATGTGATCACAGCACTGTAAAACTTGGACCTCTTCACCCAAGGAAAGAAGAGACACATACGCTTACCTCTGTTAGGATGTCAGCCAGCTCAGTATGAACTTTAGTACGGAGGGATGTTCTGGCAACATCCATAAGGGTCTCCCTGTCCATTTCCTTGGTTACTTTGACCTGCTCCAAAATTTCAAGAGCTTTTTCCTTTGCAATCTCAAATCCTTCTGCTACTATCCTTGGGTGCAAGCCCTAAGGCAAGGGAAGAAGTCATTACACAAtggtaaaaatgttaaaatggtaaaaatgttaaaaatgaaaacaaaatggtaCTTTTTCACCAACAGAACCCGAGGTTTTAACATTCCATGGAAAGTCAAAACATAGGGAATATGCATCCTACAAAGACAAGATGATGTACTGTCCTTCTGAATACATATAAAAGGAATGCAAATCCTTCCAATGCAGAGGAAAAGTACAGATTATTCTAGCACAGAATTGAAACCAAGGGAACTACAAAGCACACTTGGGTGTTCACTGTGCAGTACAAACACCTATTCTGTAATTTATCCAAAATACCTATCAGGGAGGATCTTCCTGTTAACATACAAGTAAAATAAGTGTTTTAACTCACACAAAACAGGTTAACAGCAGGTATCAGACAAAACCTTATTAAAAGTTAAAGTATCCACAATAAGTGGTTTTGATTTTGAACAAGTTTTAAGACTTCCTCTCCAGCTTTTCCCCATTTTGCAAGTTCTGTGATGCACTCACGTTAAGCAGAAATATATATTCATGTTCGTGAGTATTAAACATTAAACAAAATGAGCTGAATGGCCTCAGATGAAGCTTCTGACTTGTTCACCTACAAAAGAAACACCGCATACATACCTCAGAAATATAGAGGTCTGCCTGCTTTAGGAGTTCACCAATGATCAAGACGTTTGAAGTGGTACCATCTCCAGTGATGTCATCTTGTGCTGTTGCTACTTTTGCTATCAAGGAGGCTGTGGGGTGTTGTATTTGCTAAACAAAAAGAAGCAGCTGAGCAGTAAATCTTACTGCACTGGTACAGGAAGCAAGCAGTCTAAAAATCAGCTAAACGAAGTATTTAAGGACTAGTTGATGTTTTCACGATTCATGTCAATTCAGTAGGTTTCGATAAATAACAGCAATTAACAATCACTTTGACAATAAGTTAATTGAATTAATCCATACACTACTATTTTGTCCCCCTCAGATTATGCATCTACACAATAACGCTGAGTGCTAAGAGTCAAACTAGTCCTCAACTCATCATGAGCTTGACAGAATCCTTTTCTCTTTTAGGCAAAGGATGCACCGTCACAACTAGATTGCTGCTGGCACTAAAACCAGCATGTTTAAAGCTAATTTAGGAATCTCTGCATGATCAGTGCTGCACATACCCTAATTGGCTTGTTAGTGTTTGGCAATTTATTATACTCATTATTATGAAACTAAAGAACATTAAATCAGTTGGTTTCTTGCCAGGTCCTCTGCTAAGATAACATTTGGTGTTCCAGCCTTGAGCATCAGGCCTGTCTGGCCAAACTTCACAACCACCACACAAGCTTAGGTTACTTAGAGAAGTCAGCCTTTAATAgaaggaacacacacacacatcgcTTAGTATCTCCAATGGCTGTCTGAAGCCTATGAACCTACACAACAGTACCCACATTTAAAAACGCTGGTGTACTAGAGCAAGATAAAATCCAGTGGGACCGTTTACACCGTTGTTCAgctttttatcattattttaagtACAGAGGGCCAGTTATCATTATTTCAACAGTTCATGTTTCCTTTTAAACAGCAAAGTTAGCACACAAACTTCATTCAGCATCTTCAAAGCTGCACTTACTTTTTTACCTTCCTCCCAAGGGACATTTTGCCCTCAACTGCACAGGCAAATGCACAGAAAtgtgggctgggggcagcaggggaCGTGGTCCCCTCTCAGCCACAGACACTCAAAGGCAATACCAGCAGGCTCCTGCCTCGCTAAGACCCCTCACGGCTCCCCAAGCTTCTCACCGCCGGGAGGCCAAGAACCAGCTCACCATTTCCTGGAGCAGCACGTTGCCATCTTTGGTCAGCTTGATGTCTCCAGCCCCCGACACCAGCCTACGGGCGACACAAGGCGGGTTAGCAGCccgccacccccggccccgccacaCGTGGCCGGCCGAAGGCCCGCACCGCTCCCTCGCCATTCATTCAGCCCCACCCGACGGGGCGGCCTCCCCCTTTGTTCCCCGCCGCATGGCGGCGGCAGGAAAGTCGTCCCGGCCCCACAGGAGCCGCCGTCCCCCGCCCTTCTCCTCACGCTTTCCCTCAGGCCGCCCGCGCGTTAAGGCGCCTGcctacaccccccaccccctcccgccttcccccagccccgcgggtgctgcggggggttCTCTCACATCTTCATGGTGCCCTTGGGGCCCAGGTTGGTCCTCAGCACCTCCTGGAGCCCGCGGGCCGCGCTGATGTTCACGGCCAGCGCGGCCTGGGCACGGGCCACCTCCGCCTTGGGGTTGAGCGCCTTCACCGCCATGGCCGCCGCTCCGCTGAGCGCTGGGCCCGGCCGCGCGCCGGGGCGGGGACGGCGCAGGCCacgcctccccgcccgccccttcTAGAACACTCCGGGGAACGCGCGCGCCCATTGGCCCACGGCCGAGCTAGCCGTATTTCTACTGGCTGCGGCGCCTGTCGCTCCGCCGGTGCGCTCCCGCCCGCCTCTGCGGCGCCGTAGGGGCGGGGCGCGCTGCCGCGGGGGTGAAGCGGGAGCGCGGCGGCCTGAGGGGCCCGGCGGTGCGTGTGCGAGCGGGGCCTTGGAACGGGCGGGGTCGCTCGGTCGGTAATCCCAGCTGCTCATGTgacggacacccccccccccctccggcagGTTCACAGAACCGTGAGAATAAATAATTAAACCCGGTGATTTAACATTAGATCGATAGAATTAATAGTTAAGTGGACTGGATTAATAATCAAAATGATTCTTGGTAAAAATTCAGAGTCGAGGTTAATCAAAACTTGTCTTCTCTTAATGCAGGAGCTGCCGCGTGGGCTGCTGGGGCCTGCTTAGCTactgcagcacagccctgcacaCCCAGGC
Above is a genomic segment from Athene noctua chromosome 19, bAthNoc1.hap1.1, whole genome shotgun sequence containing:
- the LOC141968403 gene encoding T-complex protein 1 subunit zeta isoform X1 — translated: MAVKALNPKAEVARAQAALAVNISAARGLQEVLRTNLGPKGTMKMLVSGAGDIKLTKDGNVLLQEMQIQHPTASLIAKVATAQDDITGDGTTSNVLIIGELLKQADLYISEGLHPRIVAEGFEIAKEKALEILEQVKVTKEMDRETLMDVARTSLRTKVHTELADILTEAVVDSVLTVRKPDEPIDLHMVEIMEMKHKSETDTMLIRGLVLDHGARHPDMKKRVEDAYVLTCNVSLEYEKTEVSSGFFYKSAEEREKLVKAERKFTEDRVNKIIDLKKRVCGDSDKGFIVINQKGIDPFSLDALAKEGIVALRRAKRRNMERLTLACGGTAMNSVEDLTPDCLGHAGLVYEYTLGEEKYTFIEKCDNPRSVTLLIRGPNKHTLTQIKDAVRDGLRAVKNAIEDGCVVPGAGALEVAVANALVKHKPNVKGRAQLGVQAFADALLIIPKVLAQNSGYDPQEALVKVQAEHAESGQLTGVDLNTGEPMVAAAAGVWDNYNVKKQLLHSCTVIASNILLVDEIMRAGMSSLKG